The Coffea arabica cultivar ET-39 chromosome 4e, Coffea Arabica ET-39 HiFi, whole genome shotgun sequence genome includes a window with the following:
- the LOC113742027 gene encoding uncharacterized protein codes for MLLLVYEYSSILTKCEGYACAYRLVVNMETRGQRKGRQPRQPRNERVANGSGIDQNVESSVGRGNDQMGQVLTRMTDILELLVAQQGQGVGQGNQRGNQEIGEDRALERFQKFSPPKFAGGPDPEVAENWLENIRNIFDALDYTEERQVTFVVFQLEGAARAWWNVIRNKWERDQTLRTWINFVREFNEKFLPPLVQEKREDDFIKLRQGTLSVAEYETRFTKLSTYAPELVATERKRIRRFIQGLDLEIQDALAAAQVETFSDALEKAQRVESTKSQLRALQARKRDASDSTLGGNGPPPKVRKEVDGVGLLFPAPLMIKEPKGTMSRGTSVEQTRSKKTSQASQVTTPRPTCGYCGRTNHIEENCWLKGRKCMGCGSTNHKVHDCPRRYPRETTAPQGNGTVPRQVNGRRNRPMASERKHNMNTPHGSELSEITEGMNFEDEILLRRGGCEDS; via the coding sequence ATGTTGCTACTGGTATATGAGTATAGTTCAATTTTAACTAAGTGTGAGGGTTATGCATGTGCGTATAGATTagttgtgaacatggaaactagaggacaacgaaagggacgtcaacctagacaaccccgaaatgaaagagtagctaatgggtccggtattgatcaaaacgttGAGTCAAGTGTtgggagaggaaatgaccaaatgggacaagttttaactcgcatgacggatatcctagagctcttggtagctcaacaaggtcaaggtgttggacaaggaaaccaacgtggaaaccaagagataggggaggatcgagctttagagcggtttcaaaaattttccccgcccaagtttgctggaggacctgatccagaggtggctgagaattggttagagaatataagaaatatattcgatgccttggattacacagaggagagacaagtcacctttgttgtatttcaacttgaaggagcagcccgagcctggtggaatgttataagaaacaagtgggaaagagatcaaaccctaaggacttggataaactttgtacgtgaatttaatgagaaatttcttcctccacttgtccaagaaaagagagaagatgattttataaagcttcgtcaaggaactttgagcgtagctgagtatgaaacacgctttacaaagttatctacatatgccccagaattggtggctactgaacggaagagaataagaaggtttatccaaggattagatttggaaatccaagatgcccttgctgcagcacaggttgaaacatttagtgacgctctcgaaaaagcgcaaagggtagaaagcacaaaatctcaactgagagctctccaagcaaggaaaagagatgCATCTGATAGTACACTAGGAGGaaatggaccaccacccaaagttagaaaagaagtggatggagtaggactgttatttcctgcaccactcatgataaaggaaccaaaaggaactatgtcgcgagggacttcagtagaacagacacgatcaaagaaaacctcgcaagccagtcaggtcacaacacctcgtccgacttgtggatattgtggaaggacgaatcacattgaagaaaactgttggctaaagggacgaaagtgtatggggtgtgggagtaccaaccataaagttcatgactgtccaaggaggtatccacgagaaactactgctccacaaggaaatggaactgtccctcgacaagtcaatggaaggagAAACCGACCAATGGCATCAGAAAGAAAGCATAACATGAACACACCACATGGTTCAGAGttgtctgagattacagaaggtatgaatttcgaggacgaaattcttttaaggaggggaggttgtgaggactcgtaa